The region TCCACGGATGAAGCGGATGGGTCCTCGCCTGCCACCAGCAGGAGACGGCGGTGCCCCTTGCCGTAGAGGAAAGCGGCCTGCTGCGCGATCTCCGGGATGGAGAGGGTCCTGCGGTCCGCCTGTTGATTGTCCCGGCGGAAACCGCAATACAAACAGTTGTTGATGCACCGATTGGAGACGTACAAGGGGGCAAAGAGGCCGATCCGTTTTCCGAAGGCCTTTTCCTTGATCTCTCTTGCCGTGCTGTAAATCATATCCAGGCATGGTTCCCCGCTCACATTCAGAAGGGCCGCAGCCTCATCCAGTCCAAGGCCCTCCCCTCTTGCGGCCCGGTCCAGGATGTTCCTTATCCCATCGGCTTCCACCGGACCGGTCTGCATCAGGGAGTGGATGTATTCGTCATCGATTACGAGGTCATGAACCCTCTCCGCCATCTTTATTTTTCACCTTCCTCTCCCAGCAGAATACGAAGGACCAGGCTGGCCTGGTGGTGCGCGGCCACGCCCACCCGGGGGGACATCAGTCCCACACCAGGCCCGGCGGCCGTTGCCCCGTCGCCGACCATGAAGCATCTGCCGGAAAAACGTGTAATCCGAATCTCTTCAGAAGGTCCGTAGCCGGCCAGGCCCGATACCCCCACCACGAAGCTCTCCGGAAGTTTTGAAAGAACCGTGTTACAGAGCATGGCCTTGGCCTCCGGGGTGTCGAAGGCCTCCACCACCACCCGGGCGCGCTTCATGATGCCGGGGAGGTTCTCGGGGCTCAGGCGCACCTCATACCCTGTGATACGGATATAAGGGTTGATTCTTTTCAGGTTCCGGATCGTCGCCTCCACCTTGCTCATGCCGATCTGGTCCGTAAAATACTGCTGCCGGTTCAGATTGGACGGCTCCACCACGTCATAGTCCGTGAGAATCAACTCTCCTATTCCAAGCCGTGCCAGCGCCACGGCCACTGTGGAGCCGAGCCCGCCGAGTCCTGCGATACCCACCACACCCTTTTTTACTTTTTCGTGAACCCCGGGGGTATGACGGGCCGTGACCAGGGTTTGAAACTCCTCTGCAGAAGGGGTTTCCCCCCGCCGGATCAGGACGATCCTGTCTCCTGGGCTGAGTCTACAGTTTTCCCGCACCGGAAATCCGTTGACGATCAACAGATCGGCATCCGGCTTGAATGCCTTGTGAATGTCAAATAGGGTCCACGACTCCAAAACGTCATGATAGCTTTCGTTAACCTTGATCTTCATCTGATTTTTCTTTAAACCAGAATCCGAGGGCTGTAAACTGAATGATTGGGAGATCCGGATACGAAAGGATTATCCGGTGATTTGGAAGGATAGGCATCCCCGGCCGGTGCAAACCATCATCCAAACCGCTTCCCTACGCTGGCATTACCCAGATCAGGTTCAAGGGGTTGCCCGTGTTTTACAGGCTCTCAGTTGTTACAACTCCCCCAGGGTTTACTGGAGATTAGACATTAGCAGAACCGGCTCAGCATGTCAAACGCTTTTCTCTCGGCGGGTTTGTAAAAGCTGTCGAGGGTCTTCAAAAGGCCTTTTTTCTGCAGGATGTTATGGCATCCGTCTCCCCATGGGACAAGAAGGCGGCATCCGCCCGGATTTGCAATTGACTCTACAGGCGATATATGTTTAAAATGGTTGATGATCAAGGAGTTATCCATCTGATTTTGATCCATCTATCTCTATCTTGGACCCAGTCTGAATACATCCAGGGCGGTTTCCCTGAAAGGTGAGGGGTGAAAAGTGTTTAAAAAGACCGGGCATTGATCATGAACAGCATCAAGAGAACAGACGGACTCAAGATCATGCGTGTCCACCCCGGGTCCAAGGCCGAGAGGTCCGGAATCAGGGAGGGAGATTTCCTGCTAAGGATCAACGGCCGTCTCATAGAAGATCCGATTGATTACCGTTTTTTTGAAAGCGAGGAAGATGTCGTTATTGAGATCGAACGCGAGACGGCCCATCACCGCATGGCATTAACCAAGGAAATGGATGAAGACCTCGGGCTTGAACTTAAAGAGCCGCGTTACAGGACATGCCGGAACCACTGCATGTTTTGCTTTGTCCGTCAGATGCCCAAGGGTCTGCGGAGATCCCTGTATGTGAAGGACGATGATTACCGGCTCTCCTTCATGCATGGGAACTATATCACACTGACCAACCTGACCCAGTCGGATTTTGAACGGATTTTTCAGCAGCGTCTCTCCCCGCTCTATGTTTCAGTTCATGCCACAGAGGATGCGGTCAGGCGAAGGATACTGGGGAATCCGGAGGCCCCTTCTATTCTCCCGGCCATGAAGCGCCTCATATCCGGCGGGATCCGTCTGCATACGCAGATCGTCTTGTGCCCCGGCGTTAATGACGGGGCGGTGCTGGATCACACGGCGGGCGAACTGATGGATCTCTGGCCGGGCGTTTCCTCCGCGGCCGTGGTCCCGGTGGGGTTGACACGGCACCGAGAGAATTTGGAGCCCCTTCAGGGGATAGATCCGCATTATGCCGGGTGGGTCCTGAATCAAGTCGAGGCCTTCCAGAAGATATGTATCCGGCGGTTTTCAGAGCCGTGGATCTTTGCCTCCGATGAATTTTACCTGACCGCCGGCCGCTCTTTTCCTCCCGTGAAGCGCTATGGGGAACTCCCCCAGGTCGAAAACGGCGTCGGCATGACGCCGTTGTTTGTTCAACAGGTGGAAAAGGCGCTGAATCGTCTTCCCAAAGATCAGGCCGGGAGAAGGTATGTCATCGGGACAGGGGTATCGGCCTATCCCGTCCTTCACAGGCTGATTCAGCGGATTATGGATCAGACCGGATGCAGAGTGGACCTGGTCCGGATCAGGAACCGGTTCTTCGGGGATTCGGTCACGGTTTCCGGCCTTCTCACCGGAAGTGACCTGATGGATGCCTTCTTGAAGCATACCCATACCGGCGGCCCCATCATCCTCCCGAACAGTATGCTCAGGCTTAAGAAGAGGACCTTTTTGGACGGGATGAACATACGCGATGTGGAAAAACAGATAGGCTGGCGGCTCCGGTTTGTGGAAAGCAGCGCGGAGGGGTTTTTGAGCCCTTTTTTAAAAGTTAGAATTCCTTAATTTCATTAGAGAAAAATACTTTCCCCTGGATCAGAATAGACCTTGACAATTTTGGTCACCATCAACTAAAATTTTAATATAGGCAATGTGACTGTTCCTTCATGGATCCAGGATGCCGTACGCGTCCGGGATGCGGTCGGCTGAGGAGGTTGTTTCATGGCAGGGAGATTAGGCGCCCTCTTGATTAACGCGAATCTGATCAGTGAAGAGCAACTGCAGAAAGCCCTTGCCAAGCAAAAAAAAGAAGGCGGAAGACTCGGAAGCAGCCTGGTTCACATGGGATATATCAAGGAAGACAGCCTGATCGCCTTTTTAAGCCATCAGTACGGCATCCCGTCCGTTGATGTTTCAAAGTTTGAAATCGACCGTGAAGTGATCAAACTGATTCCCTCCGAAGTCGCCCAGAAATACATGATTATCCCGCTCAACCGGACCGGTTCGACCCTGACCATCGCCATGGTCGATCCCTCCAATGTCTTTGCCATCGACGATGTCAAATTCATGACCGGGTACAATGTGGAACCGGTGGTTTCTTCGGAGGCCGCGATTAAAGAAGCCATCAACAAGTATTATGACTCATCCGACATGCTTCAGACCGTGATGCAGGATATCCAGGAAGATATCAATATTGATATCATCGAAGATACGATAGAGGATGTCGACATCGGGGAGATCAAGCAGGCGGTCGAGGAAGCCCCGGTCGTCAAACTGGTCAACCTGATCCTCGCTGAGGCCATCAAGAAGGGGGCGAGCGATATTCATATTGAACCTTATGAAAAGGATTTCAGGGTTCGTTACCGGATAGACGGCGTGCTCTACGAGGTGATGGCGCCCCCGAAACGGCTCAAGGATGCCCTGACCTCCCGCCTGAAGATCATGGCTGAGCTGGATATCGCCGAAAGGAGGCTCCCACAGGACGGCCGCATCAAGTTGAAGATGAAAGGCAAGGAAGTGGACCTCCGTGTTTCCACCCTGCCGACCCTTTTTGGGGAAAAAGTGGTGATGCGTATCCTGGACAAGAGCAACCTCATGCTCGACATGACCAAGCTGGGGTTTGAGGCCGAAGAGCTGAAGAAACTGACGAAAGCCATCTTCGCCCCCTACGGCATGGTCCTGGTCACGGGGCCGACCGGGAGCGGTAAATCCACAACCCTTTATTCCGCCCTCGGACAGATCAACAAGCCGGAGATCAACATCATGACGGCAGAGGACCCGGTGGAATACAACCTTTTTGGAATCAATCAGGTCCAGATGAAGGAAGAAATCGGGTTGAACTTCGCGGCCTCTCTCCGATCCTTCCTGCGTCAGGACCCGGATGTGATCATGGTGGGTGAGATCCGGGATTACGAAACCGCCGAGATCGGGGTCAAGGCGGCCCTGACCGGTCACCTGGTGCTGAGCACCCTCCATACCAATGATGCGCCGAGCACCATCAACCGACTGCTGAACATGGGGATCGAGCCATTTCTGGTCGCCTCTTCGGTGATCCTGATCATGGCCCAGCGTCTTGCCCGGAAGGTCTGTTCGGAGTGCAAACAGCAGGTGGAGATTCCGGAAAAGACCCTGATTGATATCGGACTTACGCCCAAGCAGGTCTCAGAGGTCACCATCTACCAAGGCGCCGGATGCGCGGCGTGCAACAATACCGGATACAAAGGCCGGTTGGGCCTCTATGAAGTCATGCCTGTGGATGAGCACATTCGTGAACTCATCCTTGAAGGGGCCTCTGCGGCGGAGATCAAGCAGGCCGCCATTGAAAACGGGATGATGTCCCTGCGCATGGCCGCATTGAATAAGTTGATGAGCGGTGTCACCACGGTTGACGAAGTCCTCCGGGTCACCTTCGGAGACTGACGTGAGGGCGAGGGTTGGAGATCCAGGTTAAAACTTTTTTTGTTTCAGGCGCCGTTCCCGGGCGTGATGAAATATAACAAGCCGAGATTTTTTTATAGGAGGGTTCAATGACCCTGAGTTTACATCAACTGTTGAAAACCATGATAGAAAAAGGCGCATCGGATCTGCACGTCACCACGGGTTCCGCACCCCAGATACGGGTAGACGGAAAGCTGATGCCCTTGAATCTCCCGCCCTTATCCTCGGCTGAGACCAAGCAGCTCTGCTACAGTGTGCTGACCGATGCGCAGAAACACCGTTTTGAAGAAGAGAGCGAACTGGATCTCTCCTTCGGGGTCAAGGGGCTCAGCCGGTTTCGGGCGAATTTTTTTATGCAGCGCGGGGCCATGGGCGGGGCCTTCCGGACCATACCCTACAAGATTCTCACCTTCAGCGAGCTGGGGCTTCCGGCCGTTGCAGAGAAACTTTGTGAAAAACCCAGGGGATTGATTCTGGTGACGGGCCCCACGGGAAGCGGAAAATCAACCACCCTGGCCTCCATGATCGACAAGATCAACAGTGAACGGCATGAACATATCATTACGGTTGAGGATCCCATTGAATTTCTGCACCATCACAAGAAGTGCGTGGTGAATCAGAGAGAGGTCAATGCGGATACCAAGTCTTTTAAAAACGCCTTGAAATACATCCTGCGTCAGGATCCCGACGTGGTTCTGATCGGGGAGATGCGGGATCTGGAGACGATCGAGGCCGCCCTGATCGTCTCCGAGACCGGCCATCTGGCCTTCGCCACGCTCCATACGAATTCCGCCGTCCAGACGATCAACAGGATTATCGATGTCTTCCCATCCCATCAGCAGTCGCAGGTCCGGGCCCAGCTTTCCTTTGTTCTTGAAGGAGTGCTTTCCCAGCAGTTGCTTGCCAAGGCCAGCGGAGAAGGACGCGTGCTGGCCATTGAGGTCATGATCCCGAACGCGGCCATCCGGAACCTGATTCGAGAGGACAAGGTCCATCAGATCTACTCGTCCATGCAGACCGGGCAGGAACAGTTCGGCATGCAGACCATGAACCAGGCGCTCTATGACTTGTATAAAAAACGGTTGATTACCTATGAGGATGCATTAGGGCGCTCCACGGTGCCTGAAGAGATGCTGGTGATGCTGCAGAGAGGCGGCGCCGTTGGAAATAATGACGATATGAGAAGCCGCCGTTCGTCAAAGGTGAAATACTAAAAACAAACAGCAGTCAAATATTTCCTGGAGATGAATTATGGAAGCTTTCAAGTATGCTGGGAAAACAAGCGCCGGGATCATCAAGAAGGGCGTCATACAGGCGGCCTCGAAAGACGAGGCCATGTCCATCCTGCGCCAGCAGGGGATTCGCGCCACTTCAGTGAAACCCAAACCCAAAGACATTGAGATCAAAATCCCCGGACTGGGGAGGGGAGTCAAGGAAACGGAGATCGTGATCTTCACCCGGCAGTTTGCCACGATGATCGATGCGGGACTCCCTCTGGTTCAGTGCCTGGATATTCTTTCCTCCCAGACTGAGAACAAGACCTTTGCAAAGGCCATTGCCGCCGTTAAGCAGGACGTCGAAGGCGGATCCACCTATGCGGATGCCTTGCGCAAGCACCCGAATATTTTCAATGATCTTTATGTCAATATGGTGGAGGCCGGCGAAGTCGGCGGCATCCTGGATACGATTCTCAACCGTCTGGCCGGCTATATTGAGAAGGCCGTTAAACTGAAGAAGAAGGTGAAGGGGGCCATGGTCTATCCGGCCGTGGTGTTGAGCGTTGCTGTGATCGTGGTCGCCATCATCATGGTCTATGTGATCCCCGTATTTCAGAAGATGTTTGCGGGGTTCGGAAGCGCTCTTCCCGCTCCGACACGGCTGGTGATCGCGATGAGTGTTTTTGTAAAAGCAAACATTGTGTTTATGATCATGGCCATTGTTCTTTTCGTCATTGCCTTCTCCCAGGCCTACAAGAGGTCCCAACGCTTTAAGAAAGGGGTCCATATTGCTCTGCTTAGGTTCCCCTTGATCGGCACCCTGATCCGAAAAGTGGCCGTGGCCAAATTTACGAGAACGCTTGGGACGCTGATCAGCAGCGGTGTGCCGATCCTGGACGGGCTTGAGATCGTGGCCAAGACCGCCAACAACAAGGTTATCGAAGAAGCGGTCATGAAGACCCGAGAGAGTATCCGGGAAGGGAAAACCATTGCGGAACCCCTCTCCGAGACCAAGGTCTTTCCGCCTATGGTCGTTCAGATGATCGGCGTCGGAGAGCAGACCGGCGCTCTGGATGCCATGTTATCCAAGATCGCCGACTTCTACGACGAAGAGGTGGACAATGCCGTGGCGACCCTGACCTCCATGCTTGAGCCGATCATGATGGTCTTCCTGGGCGGAACCGTCGGGTTCCTGGTCGTGGCCATGTACCTGCCGGTCTTCAAAATGGCGGAAGTCGTCCATTAACCCGGTCCGGTTTCATTCCGGTTTAAAACCGGCTTGCCCGGGATGAATCCGTGAGGCCGATGTCGGGTCGTTTTCTCATGTCCGAAAGATTTGAATTACATGATGATGACATCACGAACCGCTTGAAGTGGCTCATGCTCATGCGCATGATCCTGGTGACCTTCCTGCTTGGGGTCACGCTGATCGCCGGCTTCAAGAGCCGCAGCCAGGAAGTGGTTTCGTCATTTACGTCGCTCTATCTCCTGATCGGATACTCCTATCTTTTTACGGGTTTTTCTGCGGTTGTATTCAAATATGTGAAGCGGAAGATAGGGCTGAGCTATTTCCAGATCCTGGGCGATATCGTATTCATCACCGGAGTTCTTCAAATCACCGGCGGGATTGAAAGTCCTTTTGTCTTTCTCTATTTTCTCTCCATCATCAGCGGAAGCATTCTTTACTATAAGCGGGGGAGCCTGTCCGCCGCCGCCTTGAGCGCCCTTTCTTATATGGTTCTCTTCTATTTCAACACGGCAGGCTGGTCCTGGTTCCATGCCGGCGGTCATTCCATAACGGAAATGACGCAGCTGTATTACCGGGGTTTCCTGAATCTTTTTTCGTTCTTTGTCATTGCCTTCTTAAGCAATGAGCTGGCGAAGCGTCTGGAGACGGCCGGGGAGGAGATCAAGGAGAGAGAGGACAGGATTGAGGATCTGCAGGTCTTGCATGAAAATATCATCCGCAGCGTGACCAGCGGCCTGATCACGACGGATCAAAACGGCATGATCACCTCGGTAAACCTCTCTGCAGAGAAGATTCTTCAGATGTCCATGAATGAGATCCTTCACGCAGGAGTCGTCCGGATCTTCCCTTATCCCGAAGTCAGGGGCTACCTGAACCGTCATGTTTCGGATGATGATGAAGGCTACAGCCGGTTTGAAATAACCCATATCAGCCGGCATGGCGATGAGAAGACCCTGGGTATGACTCTGTCGCGCCTTCGGAACACGAAGGGCGACTATACCGGTTTTCTTTGCGCCTTTCAGGATCTGACCCGATTCAAGTCCATGGAAGAGAAGATGAAAAAAAGAGAACAATTGGCCGTCATCGGCGAGCTTGCCGCGGGCATCGCCCATGAGATCCGAAATCCCCTTGCTTCCATGAGCGGCTCCATCCAGGTGTTACGATCCGAACTCGATCTCAGCAAGGAGAACAGAAGGCTCATGGATATCATCCTCAAGGAGACGGACCGGCTGAACAGCCTCATCGGGAACTTCCTGATGTATGCGCGCCCGCGTTCTTTGGAGTGCAGGCCTGTTCGGATCAAAGAGCTGATAGACGAGGCGGTCACCCTTCTGAAAAACAGCGGAAGGATAGCGGCTTCGATCCGGATCGAAACGGATATCGAAGAAGATACGGAAATTTTTGCCGACCCCGTTTCCATCCGCCAGGTGTTTTGGAATCTTGCGGTCAATGCCGTTGAAGCCATGCCGGAGGGCGGCATCCTTCGGGTGTCGGTCAAGGCGCAGGACCGGAAGCTCTCCAAAGAGAAAGGGAGCACGGGATTTGTGCGGATGACGGTCTCGGATACGGGCGGGGGGATCGATCCTGCGGCCAGGAAAAAACTCTTCTTCCCTTTCTATACCACCAAGGAACGCGGGTCGGGGCTGGGGCTTGCCATTGTCCATCAGATTGTACAGCAGCATGCGGGCTGGATCGATGTGGTCAATCATCCCGGATCGGGAGTGGAGTTCCATCTCTATCTGCCTGAGGCCGCCCCATCCATGGTCTTGAATGGAGTATAGATGGATCCCATTTTAATCGTTGACGATGAAGAAAGCATGCGGGAGTTTCTCTCCATCATGCTGAAAAAGGAAGGGTACGCCGTGAAGACGGCGGAGAGCGCCGGTGATGCCCTCCGCATGATTGAAAAGCAGATCTTCGCCCTGGTGATCTCAGACATCAAGATGCCGGGTATGGATGGAATCCAGCTCCTATCAGAGATCCGGAAGATCTCTCCGGATACGCAGGTTCTCATGATCAC is a window of Nitrospirae bacterium CG2_30_53_67 DNA encoding:
- a CDS encoding pilus assembly protein PilC, whose product is MEAFKYAGKTSAGIIKKGVIQAASKDEAMSILRQQGIRATSVKPKPKDIEIKIPGLGRGVKETEIVIFTRQFATMIDAGLPLVQCLDILSSQTENKTFAKAIAAVKQDVEGGSTYADALRKHPNIFNDLYVNMVEAGEVGGILDTILNRLAGYIEKAVKLKKKVKGAMVYPAVVLSVAVIVVAIIMVYVIPVFQKMFAGFGSALPAPTRLVIAMSVFVKANIVFMIMAIVLFVIAFSQAYKRSQRFKKGVHIALLRFPLIGTLIRKVAVAKFTRTLGTLISSGVPILDGLEIVAKTANNKVIEEAVMKTRESIREGKTIAEPLSETKVFPPMVVQMIGVGEQTGALDAMLSKIADFYDEEVDNAVATLTSMLEPIMMVFLGGTVGFLVVAMYLPVFKMAEVVH
- a CDS encoding type II secretion system protein GspE → MAGRLGALLINANLISEEQLQKALAKQKKEGGRLGSSLVHMGYIKEDSLIAFLSHQYGIPSVDVSKFEIDREVIKLIPSEVAQKYMIIPLNRTGSTLTIAMVDPSNVFAIDDVKFMTGYNVEPVVSSEAAIKEAINKYYDSSDMLQTVMQDIQEDINIDIIEDTIEDVDIGEIKQAVEEAPVVKLVNLILAEAIKKGASDIHIEPYEKDFRVRYRIDGVLYEVMAPPKRLKDALTSRLKIMAELDIAERRLPQDGRIKLKMKGKEVDLRVSTLPTLFGEKVVMRILDKSNLMLDMTKLGFEAEELKKLTKAIFAPYGMVLVTGPTGSGKSTTLYSALGQINKPEINIMTAEDPVEYNLFGINQVQMKEEIGLNFAASLRSFLRQDPDVIMVGEIRDYETAEIGVKAALTGHLVLSTLHTNDAPSTINRLLNMGIEPFLVASSVILIMAQRLARKVCSECKQQVEIPEKTLIDIGLTPKQVSEVTIYQGAGCAACNNTGYKGRLGLYEVMPVDEHIRELILEGASAAEIKQAAIENGMMSLRMAALNKLMSGVTTVDEVLRVTFGD
- a CDS encoding type IV pili twitching motility protein PilT, whose product is MTLSLHQLLKTMIEKGASDLHVTTGSAPQIRVDGKLMPLNLPPLSSAETKQLCYSVLTDAQKHRFEEESELDLSFGVKGLSRFRANFFMQRGAMGGAFRTIPYKILTFSELGLPAVAEKLCEKPRGLILVTGPTGSGKSTTLASMIDKINSERHEHIITVEDPIEFLHHHKKCVVNQREVNADTKSFKNALKYILRQDPDVVLIGEMRDLETIEAALIVSETGHLAFATLHTNSAVQTINRIIDVFPSHQQSQVRAQLSFVLEGVLSQQLLAKASGEGRVLAIEVMIPNAAIRNLIREDKVHQIYSSMQTGQEQFGMQTMNQALYDLYKKRLITYEDALGRSTVPEEMLVMLQRGGAVGNNDDMRSRRSSKVKY
- a CDS encoding thiamine biosynthesis protein ThiF, with amino-acid sequence MKIKVNESYHDVLESWTLFDIHKAFKPDADLLIVNGFPVRENCRLSPGDRIVLIRRGETPSAEEFQTLVTARHTPGVHEKVKKGVVGIAGLGGLGSTVAVALARLGIGELILTDYDVVEPSNLNRQQYFTDQIGMSKVEATIRNLKRINPYIRITGYEVRLSPENLPGIMKRARVVVEAFDTPEAKAMLCNTVLSKLPESFVVGVSGLAGYGPSEEIRITRFSGRCFMVGDGATAAGPGVGLMSPRVGVAAHHQASLVLRILLGEEGEK